The genomic stretch GATGATCCGATGAATTCGGCCTTTGGAAGAATCCTTCTGGCGGCGCTGCTGCTTCTGCTGAGTACCCAGATCATGGCTCAGCGGCAAACCCGGAAAGCCAGGGGCGACTTTACGCTCAAGGTGGACGTGGATCTGAGACTGCTCCACGTCACCGTCTTCGACTGGAAGGAACAGTTGGTAAAAGGGCTGAAGCAGGACAATTTCGAAGTCTACGAAGACAAGATTCAACAGGAGATTTCCCTCTTCAAGGTAGAGGACATACCGGTATCGCTGGGCCTGGTGATCGACAACAGCGGAAGCATGCGGGGCAAACGCAACCGGGTCAATGAAGCCGCCATCACCTTCGCCAAGACCAGCAACCCGGAAGACGAAATCTTCCTCATCAACTTCAACGACCAGGTCTTCCTGGACCAGGACTTCACCCAGAACCTCGATGATCTGACGGATGCTCTGGATCACATCGATGCCCGGGGCGGCACTGCCCTCTATGACGCCATCTACCTGGCCTTGGAGCACATTCGGGAAGGACAGGAAGAAAAGAAGGCCGTACTGGTCATAACCGATGGCCTGGACCGCGACAGCCGCTACCGGTTCGACTCGGTGTTGGAATTTGCCCGGGAGTCCTACGCCAGCATTTACCTGATTGGACTGTTCGACAAACTATCGGAGCGGCCCCGGAGAGCGAGAAAAGCCGCCAAGCTCCTGCAAGAGCTCTCCGTGGAAACGGGGGGAAAGTACTTCTTTCCTGAATCGGTGGACGAGGTGCATGCCATCTGCACCGAGGTGGCCCACGAAATCCGCAATCAGTACACCTTGGGCTACAAGCCCACCAACCTGAACCGGGATGGAACCTGGAGAGACGTTACCGTAAGGGTGCTGGGATCCCCTAAACCCAAGGGCAAACGAAAGTGGATCGCCAGGACCAAACGGGGCTACTACGCCCCTACCGAGAGTTAGATTTCAGCGTGAGGGTTTCCATGCCGTCCGGCTTGCGTCAGATGAGACTGATCGAGGTCCTGGTTGTGGCGCTGGTGGCGGTCTGCTCCGCCATTGTCTTTGACACCTCCAACTTCTCCAAACCGGCCGACACCAAAAAGACCAACAAGTCCTGCGTCTATTGTCACACCCAATCCGGTTCCAAGGATTTGACCGAAGCCGGCAAATACTACCGCGACAAGGGCACCCTGGACGGCTACAACAAGAAATAGGGGGAGAAGCCTGCGAGCCCAGACCTCTTGAATCGAATCAGCCTCGACGGATTGCCCAAGTATCGTAGTTTCCGATTGCAGATTGTGGATTGTAGACCTTGGATCTGAAGTGAGATCAGCAGTTACAACCCCCCAATCGACGATCAGCAATCCGCAATCGACGATTCATTGCTTGTCGGCTTGAGGCACGGCCTGATTAGAAGCTCTTGGAACTGTCCAGCAGGAGTGTCACCGGGCCGTCGTTGATGGACCGAATCCTCATCGTTTCCCGGAATACTCCTGTCTGGACCGTGATCCGATGCTGCCGGCAGCGTTCCACGAAGGATTGGTAGAGGCGATTGGCGGCTTCCGGGGGCGCCGCCATTGAGAACGAAGGTCGGCGGCCCCTACGGCAATCGCCATAGAGCGTGAACTGCGAGACAATCAAGAGCGCCCCACCGACCTCTTTCAGGGACCGGTTCATTTTGCCGCTGTCATCCTCGAAGATCCTCAACCCCAACACTTTGTCCACCAGGTATTCGGTGTCGGCCGGACCGTCTCCGTCCTTCACGGCAAGGTAGAGCAGCAATCCCCTGCCGATCTGTCCGACCATCTCCTCACCCACCGTCACCGACGCCTCAAGTACTCGTTGCACCACGACACGCATCGGTTTCTCCTTCTCCTTGGGATTACGAAAACGGAGCCAGGCGAAATCGTTGACACCTTCGGGGGCCTCTTTTACTATCACGCAATCTCGTTCCAGGCAAACGGGGCAACCTCATGGGCAGGACACCGACCGGTCAGACCCGGCTCAACAAATCGAAGCGTCGCTGGGTGGAGGAGACGCTCGCCCCTTCATGGAAGCGGTTCCCTCCGAGGCTGCCTGAGTTCACCAGCATCTCGGGACACCCCATCCAGCCTCTCTACGGTCCCGACGACCTGGAGGACTTCGACCCCGAACAGGAGTTGGGGTTCCCCGGAGAACCGCCCTACACCCGGGGCATTCATCCCAGCATGTACCGCGGCCGGCTCTGGACCATGCGGCAATTCAGCGGCTTCGGCACGGCCCAGGACACCAACAGGCGCTTTCTTTACCTGCTCCGGCAAGGACAAACCGGACTTTCGGTTGCTTTCGACCTGCCCACTCTCATGGGTCTCGACTCGGACCACCCGACGGCTTCGGGTGAGATCGGCAAATGCGGCGTGGCCGTCGATACGCTGGCGGACATGGAAGTTCTCTTCCGGGACATCGACCTGGAAACCATCAGCACGTCCATGACCATCAATTGCCCGGCTGCCGTCATCTGGGCCATGTTTCTGGCTCATGCCGAGAAAAGCGGCTTCAGTTGGGCCAAGCTGCGGGGCACCCTGCAGAACGACATCCTGAAGGAATACATTGCTCAGAAGGAGTGGATCTATCCGCCTCACCCTTCCATGCGGTTGGTTACCGACACCATTGCTTTCGCAACCCGAAGCGTCCCCCAGTGGAACAGCGTCTCGATCAGCGGCTATCACATACGGGAAGCCGGTTCCACGGCCCTGCAGGAGTTGGCCTTCACCCTGCGCGACGGCATCGAGTACGTGGAAGCAGCCGTTCGGGCTGGACTTGAGGTCGACGACTTCGCGCCGCGGTTGTCCTTCTTTTTCAATGCCCACAACGATTTCTTCGAAGAAATCGCCAAATATCGAGCAGCTCGCAAGGTGTGGTGCCGGGTGATGAAGGAGCGCTTTGGCTGTAGAGACCCGCGATCCAGCATGCTCCGATTCCATGCCCAGACCGCGGGGTGTTCCCTGACAGCCCAACAGCCCCACAACAACATTGTTCGCACCGCCATCCAGGCCTTGGCTGCCATCCTGGGCGGAACTCAGTCCCTGCACACCAACTCCATGGATGAAACCTACGCCTTGCCCACCGAGCAGGCCGCCACCATCGCTCTCAGAAGCCAGCAGATCCTGGCCACGGAAAGCGAAGTGGCAAACACCGTCGACCCCATGGCCGGATCCTATTTCGTCGAAAAGCTGACCCTTGAATTGGAAAAAGGGTGCTGGGACTATTTCGAGAAAATTGACGCCATGGGCGGAATGGTAGCGGCCATTGAGCGCTGCTATCCCCAGAAAGAAATTCTGGACGCCGCCTACCGCTATCAGCAGGCGGTGGAACGGGGTGAGAAGGTTATCGTGGGCGTGAACC from Acidobacteriota bacterium encodes the following:
- the dtd gene encoding D-aminoacyl-tRNA deacylase, whose protein sequence is MRVVVQRVLEASVTVGEEMVGQIGRGLLLYLAVKDGDGPADTEYLVDKVLGLRIFEDDSGKMNRSLKEVGGALLIVSQFTLYGDCRRGRRPSFSMAAPPEAANRLYQSFVERCRQHRITVQTGVFRETMRIRSINDGPVTLLLDSSKSF
- a CDS encoding methylmalonyl-CoA mutase family protein, yielding MGRTPTGQTRLNKSKRRWVEETLAPSWKRFPPRLPEFTSISGHPIQPLYGPDDLEDFDPEQELGFPGEPPYTRGIHPSMYRGRLWTMRQFSGFGTAQDTNRRFLYLLRQGQTGLSVAFDLPTLMGLDSDHPTASGEIGKCGVAVDTLADMEVLFRDIDLETISTSMTINCPAAVIWAMFLAHAEKSGFSWAKLRGTLQNDILKEYIAQKEWIYPPHPSMRLVTDTIAFATRSVPQWNSVSISGYHIREAGSTALQELAFTLRDGIEYVEAAVRAGLEVDDFAPRLSFFFNAHNDFFEEIAKYRAARKVWCRVMKERFGCRDPRSSMLRFHAQTAGCSLTAQQPHNNIVRTAIQALAAILGGTQSLHTNSMDETYALPTEQAATIALRSQQILATESEVANTVDPMAGSYFVEKLTLELEKGCWDYFEKIDAMGGMVAAIERCYPQKEILDAAYRYQQAVERGEKVIVGVNRFAVDEEQPIDTLAIESGVADKQLDSLHRVKASRDERAVRRSLAELRRAAATDENLMPFLLSCVKAYATLGEVCEEMKQVFGTYEEPVF
- a CDS encoding VWA domain-containing protein; the protein is MNSAFGRILLAALLLLLSTQIMAQRQTRKARGDFTLKVDVDLRLLHVTVFDWKEQLVKGLKQDNFEVYEDKIQQEISLFKVEDIPVSLGLVIDNSGSMRGKRNRVNEAAITFAKTSNPEDEIFLINFNDQVFLDQDFTQNLDDLTDALDHIDARGGTALYDAIYLALEHIREGQEEKKAVLVITDGLDRDSRYRFDSVLEFARESYASIYLIGLFDKLSERPRRARKAAKLLQELSVETGGKYFFPESVDEVHAICTEVAHEIRNQYTLGYKPTNLNRDGTWRDVTVRVLGSPKPKGKRKWIARTKRGYYAPTES